The proteins below are encoded in one region of Alistipes indistinctus YIT 12060:
- a CDS encoding efflux RND transporter permease subunit — MGNIFIRRPIFAMVIAIMIVVLGLIGIQNTPIEQYPDITPPMVQVSADYQGADALTVEQSIATPIEESVNGVSDMLYMQSTNSNDGSMSLQVTFGVGSNPDMNTIYTQNRVASATPQLPAAVITQGVTTQKTTTSYIMVLSLFSADGRYDETFLSNYAMLNIKDRIARINGVGQVQVLGSGAYAMRVWIKPDKMDYLGLTVADIAGAITSQSEVVPGGQLGAEPTAEKPDFTYTVRMPSPYNTAEQFGNVIVRANPDGSLVRLHDVATIELGTQSYSVSSTYQGHDAVLMIINQSPGSNAVQVGKEVKALLSEMSQSFPEGITYDTLVDSTKTITSGIQDIVTTLLIALLLVIAVIYLFLQDFRATFVPLIVIPVALIGAFMLFPLFGFSVNVFSLLGLVLAIGLVVDDAIVVVEAVQVNLEQGMKAKEATQAAMKSVSSSIVAMTTVLMAVFLPVGLMPGAAGKLYQQFAITIAITVCISGINALSLTPALCSLLLRPKRQAERKGFLGWFNRTFKKSVDDYLKTSNVIIRHSARTLVLIGIVVAVVLLFVKTVPTGFLPDEDQGYLMADIQLPNAASLGRTQEVIDQLQEVLSKNDNIQSVTAAAGFSLLSGTEAPNSGLVFIRLKDYKQRKMTADEISDMLNGELYEAINSAEVFTFGPPSIPGLGPGSGFTIMIQDKGGNTPQYLAQYTDKFIEEARKRPEIASISTLYQADIPQKAIRINNEKVLKAGVSLQDLHEKISAYLGGSYVNNFNRFGRMYQTYIQAASEYRLTQSDLDLFYITNNRGESLPIASFITVKDTTGPQYTNRFNLYRAASVTGQPAKGYSTGETMQALEEVAARVLPSDMGYAWSNMSYQDAHTTGEATVFLYAIIFIFLILAALYESWSLPLSIILGIPFAVFGAMLFIFLGHLLNPKYINDIFLQVSLIMLIGLAAKNAILIVEYAKAKFNEGLSLRDAAIEGARLRVRPVIMTAFAFLMGVIPLIFATGSNAVARNVMGLGLFGGMLIATLIGIFAYPALFVWIGKIGKYEQKRTAKQQEMTNSEHHE; from the coding sequence ATGGGAAATATCTTCATTCGGCGCCCGATCTTCGCCATGGTGATCGCCATCATGATCGTAGTATTGGGACTCATCGGCATACAGAACACTCCGATCGAACAATATCCCGACATCACTCCGCCCATGGTACAGGTCTCGGCCGATTACCAGGGCGCGGATGCGCTGACGGTCGAGCAGAGCATCGCCACACCGATCGAGGAGAGTGTCAACGGTGTGAGTGACATGCTCTATATGCAGTCGACAAATTCGAACGACGGCAGTATGAGCCTACAGGTAACCTTCGGCGTAGGTTCGAACCCCGACATGAACACCATATATACACAAAACCGTGTAGCGTCGGCTACCCCCCAGCTTCCTGCGGCAGTCATCACACAGGGGGTAACGACGCAGAAGACCACGACCAGTTACATCATGGTACTGTCGCTTTTTTCCGCCGACGGCCGCTACGATGAAACGTTCCTGTCTAACTACGCGATGCTCAACATCAAAGACCGTATCGCCCGGATTAACGGCGTGGGCCAGGTACAGGTACTCGGCAGCGGCGCGTACGCGATGCGGGTATGGATCAAACCCGACAAGATGGATTATCTGGGCCTGACGGTCGCCGATATCGCCGGGGCGATTACCTCGCAGAGCGAAGTCGTTCCCGGCGGCCAGCTCGGCGCCGAACCGACCGCAGAAAAACCGGATTTCACCTATACGGTCCGGATGCCTTCGCCCTACAATACGGCCGAACAATTCGGCAACGTAATTGTACGTGCCAATCCGGACGGCTCGCTGGTGCGGCTTCACGACGTGGCGACCATCGAATTAGGAACGCAGAGTTATTCGGTCAGCTCGACCTACCAAGGGCACGATGCGGTCCTGATGATTATCAACCAATCCCCGGGAAGCAACGCGGTACAGGTGGGCAAGGAGGTAAAAGCGCTGCTCAGCGAAATGTCGCAATCGTTTCCGGAAGGAATCACCTACGACACGCTGGTCGACTCGACCAAAACCATCACCTCGGGGATTCAAGATATCGTCACGACCCTGCTGATCGCACTGCTGTTGGTCATTGCGGTCATCTACCTCTTCCTGCAGGATTTCCGGGCGACTTTCGTTCCATTGATCGTGATTCCTGTGGCATTGATCGGCGCTTTCATGCTTTTCCCGCTGTTCGGATTTTCTGTCAATGTGTTCTCCCTGCTGGGTCTTGTGTTGGCCATCGGACTGGTCGTCGACGATGCCATCGTCGTCGTGGAAGCGGTACAGGTCAACCTGGAACAAGGCATGAAAGCCAAAGAGGCGACACAGGCGGCGATGAAAAGCGTATCGTCGTCGATCGTCGCGATGACTACCGTCCTGATGGCCGTCTTCCTACCCGTCGGACTGATGCCGGGAGCCGCCGGAAAACTGTACCAGCAATTCGCGATCACGATTGCCATTACGGTTTGCATCTCCGGGATCAACGCACTGTCGTTGACACCGGCCCTCTGTTCCCTGTTGCTCCGTCCGAAACGGCAAGCCGAGCGAAAAGGCTTTCTCGGCTGGTTCAACCGGACTTTTAAAAAGAGTGTCGACGATTACCTGAAAACCAGCAACGTCATTATCCGGCACAGCGCCCGTACGCTGGTCTTGATCGGCATCGTCGTCGCGGTCGTCCTGCTGTTCGTCAAAACAGTGCCGACAGGATTTCTCCCCGATGAAGACCAGGGTTACCTGATGGCCGATATCCAACTGCCGAACGCCGCTTCGCTGGGACGCACGCAGGAAGTGATCGACCAGCTTCAGGAGGTGCTCAGCAAAAACGACAACATCCAGTCGGTGACGGCGGCGGCCGGTTTCAGCCTCCTGTCCGGAACCGAAGCACCCAACAGCGGATTGGTTTTCATCCGGCTCAAAGATTACAAACAGCGTAAAATGACAGCTGACGAAATTTCGGACATGCTGAACGGGGAACTGTACGAAGCGATCAATTCTGCGGAAGTGTTCACCTTCGGACCTCCTTCGATTCCCGGATTGGGTCCCGGTTCCGGCTTTACGATCATGATCCAGGATAAAGGCGGCAACACGCCCCAATACCTGGCGCAATACACCGATAAATTTATCGAAGAAGCCCGGAAACGCCCGGAAATCGCATCCATCAGCACGCTTTACCAGGCCGATATTCCGCAAAAGGCTATCCGGATCAACAACGAAAAAGTGCTCAAAGCCGGCGTATCGCTACAAGACCTGCACGAGAAAATATCGGCCTACCTGGGCGGAAGCTATGTCAACAACTTCAACCGCTTCGGACGCATGTACCAAACCTATATACAGGCTGCCAGCGAGTACCGGCTCACGCAGTCCGACCTGGATCTGTTCTACATCACGAACAACCGGGGAGAGAGCCTGCCCATCGCCTCGTTCATTACCGTCAAAGACACTACCGGCCCCCAATACACCAACCGCTTCAACCTGTACCGAGCCGCTTCGGTGACCGGGCAGCCCGCCAAAGGCTATTCGACCGGCGAAACGATGCAGGCCCTCGAAGAGGTAGCCGCCCGGGTACTTCCCTCCGACATGGGGTACGCATGGAGCAACATGTCCTACCAGGACGCGCACACCACCGGCGAAGCCACGGTTTTCCTCTACGCCATAATTTTCATCTTCCTGATTCTGGCCGCGCTTTACGAAAGCTGGTCGCTGCCGCTGAGCATTATTCTCGGCATTCCGTTCGCGGTTTTCGGCGCCATGTTGTTCATCTTCCTCGGCCATTTGCTGAATCCGAAGTACATCAACGACATCTTCCTGCAGGTATCGCTGATCATGCTGATCGGGTTGGCCGCCAAGAATGCGATCCTGATCGTCGAATATGCCAAAGCAAAATTCAACGAGGGTCTTTCGCTCAGGGATGCGGCGATCGAAGGCGCCCGTTTGCGGGTGCGCCCCGTCATTATGACGGCATTCGCCTTCCTGATGGGCGTAATTCCGCTGATCTTCGCTACGGGCAGCAATGCCGTCGCACGCAACGTCATGGGTCTCGGACTCTTCGGCGGTATGCTGATCGCCACGCTGATCGGCATATTCGCTTACCCGGCCCTGTTCGTATGGATCGGCAAGATCGGCAAATACGAACAGAAGCGAACGGCCAAACAACAAGAAATGACAAACAGCGAACACCATGAATAA
- a CDS encoding efflux transporter outer membrane subunit produces MNNKHILTWAATILFFGGCAVGPKFKAPVVETPPEYLGSVNDSTEDLLWWKIFNDTTLSRLIDRAVQNNRNVGMALSRVKQARLNLKATQSQYWPSLQYSLQAQYGNETYIGTKSDKLEQSYIFRPTLTWELGLFGKVRRMAEADRNQLLATTEAARGVKLALIAEVATTYFTYLQYEYALQIAESTYASRKSSYELTRQSYGIGTVSDLDMKQAESALAAAEAAVPQYRRGKQEAMYALSLLMGENPSNLSGTHASLMQQHLPGDIPAGLPSDLLTRRPDIMEAYYQVAASNAQIGVAQAMRFPSIAITGAGGLLSEEFKKLFDSKAWMWSAAGSLTGPIFSFGANKRRVQVAREKNKETILNYEQSYLQAMNDVETALSDVQNYRQQTVALKATIDAVQHSYDLSQQLYRLGQVSYLNVLDAERTLFDAQMNYAATLGAYLGSYATLYKALGGGWTTPEELLQAEQARNSE; encoded by the coding sequence ATGAATAACAAACATATCCTTACATGGGCCGCAACCATCCTGTTCTTTGGAGGTTGCGCGGTCGGACCGAAATTTAAGGCTCCGGTCGTCGAAACACCCCCGGAATATCTCGGGTCGGTCAACGATTCAACCGAAGACCTGCTCTGGTGGAAAATTTTTAACGACACCACGCTTTCGCGGCTCATCGACCGGGCCGTGCAGAACAACCGCAACGTCGGCATGGCCCTTTCGCGCGTAAAGCAGGCCCGGCTGAACCTGAAGGCCACCCAGAGCCAATATTGGCCATCGTTGCAGTATTCACTGCAAGCACAGTACGGCAACGAAACTTACATCGGAACAAAGAGCGACAAGCTGGAGCAATCTTATATTTTCCGTCCGACGCTTACCTGGGAATTGGGCCTATTCGGCAAAGTCCGCCGGATGGCCGAAGCCGACCGCAACCAGCTTCTGGCCACGACGGAAGCCGCCCGCGGGGTCAAACTCGCCCTGATCGCCGAAGTAGCCACCACCTATTTCACGTACCTGCAATACGAATACGCGTTGCAAATTGCAGAATCGACCTATGCTTCGCGCAAAAGTTCCTATGAACTGACCCGCCAGAGTTATGGGATCGGCACGGTTTCCGACCTGGATATGAAACAGGCCGAAAGTGCGCTGGCAGCCGCAGAAGCAGCCGTTCCGCAATACCGCCGGGGTAAACAGGAGGCCATGTATGCGCTCAGTTTGCTGATGGGTGAAAACCCCTCGAATCTATCCGGCACGCATGCTTCATTGATGCAGCAACACCTGCCGGGGGATATTCCTGCGGGATTGCCGTCCGACCTGCTGACCCGGCGGCCTGATATTATGGAGGCCTACTATCAGGTGGCCGCTTCGAATGCACAGATCGGCGTCGCGCAGGCGATGCGTTTTCCGTCCATTGCCATCACGGGAGCCGGCGGCCTGCTGAGCGAAGAGTTCAAAAAATTATTCGACAGCAAAGCCTGGATGTGGTCCGCAGCAGGTTCCCTCACCGGTCCGATTTTCAGTTTCGGAGCCAACAAGAGGCGGGTACAGGTGGCCCGTGAGAAGAACAAAGAGACGATCCTCAATTATGAGCAGAGTTATCTGCAGGCCATGAACGACGTGGAAACCGCGTTGAGCGATGTGCAGAACTACCGTCAGCAAACCGTTGCGCTGAAGGCGACGATCGACGCGGTGCAGCACAGCTACGATCTCTCGCAACAGCTTTACCGCCTGGGACAGGTAAGCTACCTGAACGTGCTGGACGCCGAGCGTACGCTGTTCGACGCACAAATGAACTATGCCGCGACGCTGGGCGCCTATCTGGGCAGTTATGCGACACTATACAAAGCACTCGGGGGCGGCTGGACTACCCCCGAAGAGTTGTTACAGGCCGAGCAGGCCCGGAATTCCGAGTAA
- a CDS encoding clostripain-related cysteine peptidase, protein MKQRLIYWCLVVVSLGGFASCKNDPTPDPPQTADRTVLVYMAADNSLTWNGDFGNKNLGQIVRAMDGLKGNMLVYIDLPSEGATLYKIEGDGKTKTVVEKYGVENSASTEVLQRVLNTSMQKYPAKSYGLVLWSHGKGWVPSDLNIQGMRSRPESGDVSGTAVSGSEKELWRPMEDALVTKTFGADGSSEMEIPDMAAILPKDRKLDFLIFDACFMSCVEVAYDLRHAAQYIIASPTEIMGDGFPYGTVAPLFFRETLDPQAICSAFVDHYRNLTTPENGGSASIALIKTSEMDALASAARDVFALNPAPVVDAGSVQYLELLPNHVFYDLEDYLSQFASGTSQFEAFQRQLAQTVVYTDHTDRIYSAFGLYNGTHAFPCTRFCGLSTYIPRTNFPGYNVAHLQTAWAQAVGLVQ, encoded by the coding sequence ATGAAGCAGAGATTAATATACTGGTGTTTGGTCGTCGTGTCGCTGGGGGGATTCGCCTCGTGTAAAAACGATCCTACGCCCGATCCCCCCCAAACAGCCGACCGTACGGTGTTGGTCTATATGGCTGCTGACAATTCCCTGACCTGGAATGGCGACTTCGGAAATAAAAACCTGGGCCAGATCGTACGTGCGATGGACGGTTTGAAGGGCAATATGCTTGTCTATATCGACCTTCCGAGCGAAGGTGCTACCCTCTACAAGATCGAAGGAGACGGAAAGACGAAAACCGTTGTCGAAAAGTACGGAGTGGAAAACTCCGCTTCTACCGAAGTGTTGCAGCGCGTGTTGAATACTTCCATGCAAAAGTATCCGGCGAAATCGTACGGATTGGTGCTGTGGTCGCACGGCAAAGGGTGGGTGCCCTCGGACCTGAATATACAAGGAATGCGCAGCCGGCCGGAAAGCGGGGATGTGTCCGGGACGGCCGTGAGCGGCTCGGAAAAGGAGTTGTGGCGGCCGATGGAAGATGCCTTGGTGACCAAAACATTCGGAGCCGACGGCTCGTCCGAAATGGAAATTCCCGATATGGCGGCTATACTGCCCAAGGATCGTAAACTGGATTTCCTGATATTCGATGCATGTTTCATGTCCTGCGTCGAAGTCGCCTATGATTTGAGACATGCAGCCCAGTACATCATTGCATCGCCCACCGAAATTATGGGGGACGGATTCCCTTACGGTACTGTGGCCCCGCTCTTTTTCAGGGAAACTCTCGACCCGCAGGCGATCTGCTCCGCCTTTGTCGATCACTACCGAAACCTGACGACGCCGGAAAATGGCGGATCGGCATCGATCGCGCTGATTAAAACCTCAGAAATGGATGCGCTGGCTTCCGCGGCCAGGGATGTGTTCGCGCTGAATCCGGCCCCTGTGGTCGACGCCGGTAGCGTGCAATATCTGGAATTGCTGCCGAATCACGTTTTTTACGATCTCGAGGATTACCTTTCGCAGTTTGCATCCGGCACTTCACAGTTTGAAGCGTTCCAGCGGCAATTGGCCCAAACGGTGGTCTATACGGATCATACGGACAGGATTTACAGCGCATTTGGCTTGTATAACGGCACTCACGCCTTCCCGTGTACCCGTTTTTGCGGGCTCTCCACCTATATTCCACGTACGAATTTCCCGGGCTATAACGTTGCTCACCTGCAAACCGCTTGGGCTCAGGCAGTAGGACTTGTCCAGTAA
- a CDS encoding TPM domain-containing protein yields the protein MLKRLFILLCASLLGVVGAAGQNLPEPMSPPRLVNDFVGLLTPEQQNALEQKLEAFDRKTSTQIAVVAVDDLDGYAPGDYAQRLYDKWGIGRKGKDNGILILVKPKTAASNGQVFISVGYGLEGVVPDITAGRIIDTEMLPEFRKGDYYAGIDRAATVLMKLTEGEFTADAYGKQGDPAGLTGGLILFIVFIVFALLSRGGRGKGGDGTGNSGGRRGMWIPPVIIGGRGGGGFSGGGGFGGFGGGMSGGGGGGRSW from the coding sequence ATGCTGAAACGGCTTTTCATACTGCTATGTGCGAGCCTGCTGGGTGTGGTCGGGGCGGCCGGGCAAAACCTGCCCGAACCGATGTCCCCGCCCCGGCTGGTCAATGATTTTGTCGGGCTTTTGACTCCGGAGCAACAAAATGCATTGGAACAAAAGTTGGAGGCATTCGACCGCAAGACATCCACGCAGATTGCTGTGGTTGCGGTGGACGACCTCGACGGATATGCACCGGGGGACTATGCGCAGCGCCTTTATGACAAATGGGGGATCGGCCGGAAGGGTAAGGATAACGGAATCTTAATTTTGGTCAAGCCTAAGACGGCCGCTTCGAACGGTCAGGTGTTCATTTCGGTCGGATACGGTCTGGAGGGTGTGGTTCCCGACATTACCGCCGGACGGATTATCGACACGGAGATGCTGCCCGAATTCCGCAAGGGAGATTATTATGCAGGTATCGACCGGGCCGCAACCGTGCTGATGAAACTGACCGAAGGCGAATTCACGGCCGATGCCTACGGCAAACAGGGAGATCCGGCCGGCCTGACCGGTGGGTTGATTCTGTTCATCGTCTTTATCGTATTTGCCCTGCTTTCGCGCGGCGGCCGGGGTAAAGGTGGCGACGGCACCGGCAATAGCGGCGGCCGTCGGGGCATGTGGATACCGCCCGTGATTATCGGCGGCCGCGGTGGAGGCGGTTTCAGTGGAGGTGGTGGTTTCGGCGGCTTTGGCGGAGGAATGTCCGGCGGGGGCGGCGGCGGCCGTTCCTGGTAA
- a CDS encoding LemA family protein, which produces MKKKGWIILAVVVVVVLMLFSWFKGTYNDMVTRSEAVQAQLGNIENQYQRRADLIPNLVNTVKGYAKHEESTFTQVVEARAKATQTQLNIDDAAAMAKYVQAQGELSSALSRLMAISENYPDLKANQNFLDLQTQLEGTENRIAVERRKYNESARDFNTYIKMFPRNLLSGMFGFAPMGYFEAQEGAQNAPAVSFE; this is translated from the coding sequence ATGAAAAAGAAAGGATGGATTATACTGGCCGTTGTGGTCGTCGTCGTACTGATGCTGTTTTCATGGTTCAAAGGCACCTACAACGATATGGTAACCCGCAGCGAGGCGGTACAGGCTCAGTTGGGCAATATCGAGAACCAGTATCAGCGCCGTGCCGACCTGATCCCCAATTTGGTCAATACGGTAAAAGGGTATGCCAAGCATGAGGAGTCGACCTTTACGCAGGTGGTGGAGGCACGTGCCAAGGCGACACAGACACAGCTCAATATCGACGATGCCGCGGCTATGGCCAAGTATGTGCAGGCCCAGGGGGAACTCTCTTCCGCACTGAGCCGCCTGATGGCGATCAGCGAAAATTATCCCGACCTGAAAGCGAACCAGAATTTCCTCGACTTGCAGACGCAGCTCGAAGGGACGGAGAACCGGATCGCGGTCGAGCGCCGCAAGTACAACGAATCGGCCCGTGATTTCAATACTTATATTAAAATGTTCCCGCGTAACCTGCTTTCCGGAATGTTCGGTTTCGCTCCGATGGGTTATTTCGAAGCCCAGGAAGGCGCACAGAATGCTCCGGCGGTAAGTTTTGAGTAA
- a CDS encoding DUF4919 domain-containing protein produces MIRRIHLFALFAASLLIGSAATLSAQETEPQAPDNDAILKDIMNGQSSNYYPSLFMRYMAGDTTLTLDEYRHLYYGYAWQPEYEPFDKPEVKDKLLLLVAQTKDSLTLENAEQIVDYANEVMRFDPFSPGNLNFLIYGYGAIGNKVQEQINYHRLQMIAKTIMSSGTGLKETSPWHVLTFAHATDMMAYLGQDYGTRRVVSRTTEYVPLLVRQPGGVKGYYFNFERMYWRRPEKMPQKKPTGWEFNGIPIKKRITPVH; encoded by the coding sequence ATGATCAGAAGAATCCACCTTTTTGCCCTGTTTGCGGCCTCTTTGCTGATAGGCTCCGCCGCAACCCTTTCCGCCCAGGAGACGGAACCTCAGGCGCCCGATAACGATGCTATCCTGAAAGATATCATGAACGGCCAGTCGTCGAATTACTATCCGTCGTTGTTTATGCGCTACATGGCCGGCGATACCACGCTGACGCTCGACGAATACCGGCATCTCTATTACGGCTATGCCTGGCAGCCCGAATACGAACCTTTCGATAAACCGGAGGTAAAGGATAAACTGTTGTTGTTGGTCGCCCAGACCAAAGATAGCCTGACGCTCGAGAATGCCGAACAGATCGTCGATTATGCCAACGAGGTGATGCGCTTCGATCCGTTCAGTCCGGGCAACCTCAATTTCCTGATTTACGGGTACGGCGCGATCGGCAACAAGGTGCAGGAACAGATCAATTACCACCGCTTGCAGATGATCGCCAAGACGATTATGTCGTCGGGTACTGGCCTCAAAGAGACCTCGCCGTGGCATGTACTGACCTTCGCGCATGCCACCGACATGATGGCTTACCTGGGACAGGATTACGGTACGCGGCGCGTAGTCAGCCGAACGACCGAGTATGTCCCGTTGCTGGTCCGGCAGCCGGGCGGCGTGAAGGGCTATTACTTCAATTTTGAACGGATGTACTGGCGCCGGCCCGAAAAAATGCCGCAGAAAAAGCCGACCGGATGGGAATTCAACGGGATTCCGATTAAAAAACGGATCACCCCTGTACATTGA
- a CDS encoding aldose epimerase family protein: MKRIMLFAAVAGLLACTPQPKDEITASGLKRSDFQAEVDGKKTDLYRLANASGMEVCVTNYGGRVVSVLAPGKGGAMYDVVLGFDSIADYLKHPSNYGATIGRYANRIAKGRFAIDNDTIQLELNDHGNTLHGGLRGWADRVFDAVQPDSSTLVLTYVSPDGESCFPGTVQAQVTYKLTDDNALDISYTATTDQKTIINLTNHSYFNLSGDPSTKITDHTLWIAADSITPIDSLAIPIGDPIAVKGSPFDFTSPKPVGQALDSTDCVQIRNGIGYDHNWVLNTGGDITKPAARLISPATGIVLEVFTTEPGLQVYSGNYQDGTHVGKKGITYPYRGAICLESQHAPDSPNHPSWPSVLLNPGQPYQSRCIYQFSVAD, translated from the coding sequence ATGAAGCGAATCATGTTGTTTGCGGCTGTGGCCGGCTTGTTGGCCTGCACGCCGCAACCGAAGGATGAGATAACGGCATCCGGACTGAAACGAAGCGATTTCCAAGCCGAGGTGGACGGAAAGAAAACCGATCTGTACCGGTTGGCGAACGCTTCCGGTATGGAGGTCTGCGTGACCAATTACGGAGGGCGTGTGGTTTCGGTACTGGCACCCGGCAAAGGCGGTGCGATGTACGATGTCGTACTCGGTTTCGACAGCATTGCCGATTACCTGAAGCACCCGAGCAATTATGGAGCGACGATCGGGCGTTATGCCAACCGGATCGCGAAAGGTCGCTTTGCAATCGATAACGATACGATTCAACTCGAACTCAACGATCACGGCAACACGCTGCACGGAGGCCTGCGTGGATGGGCCGACCGGGTATTCGATGCGGTCCAGCCGGATTCTTCGACCCTCGTGCTGACCTATGTCTCTCCGGACGGGGAATCCTGCTTCCCGGGGACTGTCCAAGCCCAGGTGACGTATAAATTAACCGATGACAATGCACTGGATATCAGTTATACCGCTACAACGGACCAGAAGACCATTATCAACCTGACGAACCATTCCTATTTCAATCTTTCGGGTGATCCGTCGACGAAGATTACCGACCATACCTTGTGGATCGCAGCCGATTCGATCACTCCGATCGATTCGCTCGCTATTCCGATCGGCGATCCGATAGCGGTGAAAGGCTCGCCGTTCGATTTCACGTCGCCCAAACCGGTAGGGCAGGCGCTCGACAGTACCGATTGCGTACAAATCCGGAACGGCATCGGTTACGACCACAACTGGGTGCTGAACACGGGAGGTGACATCACTAAGCCTGCCGCCCGATTGATATCTCCCGCTACGGGGATCGTGTTGGAGGTATTCACGACGGAGCCCGGCCTGCAGGTCTATTCGGGTAATTACCAGGATGGAACTCACGTCGGGAAGAAAGGCATTACCTATCCCTACCGCGGAGCGATCTGCCTCGAATCTCAGCATGCGCCCGATTCACCGAACCATCCCTCATGGCCGTCCGTGCTGCTCAATCCCGGACAACCTTACCAGAGCCGGTGTATCTACCAGTTCTCAGTGGCAGATTAG
- the dapA gene encoding 4-hydroxy-tetrahydrodipicolinate synthase, producing MKTNIKGVGVALITPFNDNGDVDFEALERLLDRVAAGGADYLVVLGTTAETPTLSAAEKEAVTKFIVSKNGGRMPVVIGIGGNCTAEVVDHIRHFDFTGIDAVLSVAPYYNKPSQEGIYQHYKAIAGVSPRPVVMYNIPGRTGVNMTAETTLRLARECKNIIAVKEASGNLSQMAYILRDRPEGFLVISGDDNLTLPLMAMGGDGVISVAVNAYPGKFCRMVHLLQQGDTAAAAGLHLEMMEATDALFAEGNPVGVKAALAYYGLIRNNLRLPLVRSSAVLNERLKELIGRYDLK from the coding sequence ATGAAAACGAACATTAAAGGGGTAGGGGTTGCATTGATCACCCCGTTCAACGATAACGGCGACGTGGATTTCGAAGCGCTGGAGCGCTTGCTGGACCGGGTGGCGGCAGGAGGTGCGGATTATTTGGTCGTGCTCGGTACGACAGCCGAAACTCCGACGCTTTCCGCGGCAGAAAAAGAGGCTGTAACGAAATTCATCGTAAGCAAAAACGGAGGCCGGATGCCGGTTGTGATCGGGATCGGCGGTAACTGTACGGCCGAAGTGGTCGACCATATCCGCCATTTCGATTTTACCGGTATCGATGCCGTTTTATCCGTTGCACCATACTACAACAAGCCTTCGCAGGAGGGAATTTACCAGCATTACAAGGCGATTGCCGGGGTGTCGCCACGTCCGGTGGTCATGTACAATATTCCGGGCCGCACCGGCGTGAACATGACTGCCGAGACGACGTTGCGCCTGGCCCGCGAATGCAAAAATATCATTGCCGTAAAAGAGGCATCGGGTAACCTTTCGCAAATGGCGTATATTCTGCGTGACCGGCCCGAAGGTTTTCTGGTGATCTCGGGGGATGACAACTTAACGCTGCCTCTGATGGCTATGGGTGGGGACGGCGTGATTTCGGTCGCCGTGAATGCCTATCCCGGAAAATTCTGCCGCATGGTACACCTGTTGCAGCAGGGCGACACGGCTGCCGCTGCGGGTTTGCACCTGGAGATGATGGAGGCGACCGACGCCCTGTTTGCCGAAGGCAATCCCGTCGGTGTCAAAGCCGCTTTGGCTTATTACGGCCTGATTCGCAATAACCTGCGTTTGCCGCTGGTGCGGTCGAGTGCTGTGCTGAACGAAAGGCTTAAAGAACTGATCGGGCGGTATGATTTGAAATAA